One Trichoplusia ni isolate ovarian cell line Hi5 chromosome 6, tn1, whole genome shotgun sequence DNA segment encodes these proteins:
- the LOC113495411 gene encoding uncharacterized protein LOC113495411: MRLTADLFIALCCVMPLVSSKYAYPNKKPIQRTGAKKPILRTNVFDPDRVAFPQPLPTPPDRFIFSPYKSIYQGLRYENDTRVFRKRFEHDAMIAGQQVVCQGIFDCIISHIAIESTEAIPVLLRGGAGYRHFTAVIKAKPSRELKGQVRVYCRSNYEPAETDVGRSGAATKRRFYFGDKLQDENWDDDDNI; encoded by the exons ATGAGATTAACGGCGGATTTATTCATCGCGTTGTGCTGTGTGATGCCTCTAGTTAGTTCAAAGTATGCATATCCTAACAAAAAACCGATACAAAGAACCGGAGCTAAGAAACCAAT CCTTAGAACGAATGTTTTTGATCCCGACCGGGTGGCCTTCCCTCAGCCTTTACCTACGCCACCTGATCGGTTTATATTTTCACCTTACAAGTCGATATACCAAGGCCTACGGTACGAGAATGATACAAGAGTCTTCCGAAAGCGGTTTGAACACGATGCGATGATAGCTGGGCAGCAGGTGGTCTGTCAAGGAATATTCGATTGCATA ATCTCACACATAGCAATAGAGTCTACAGAAGCAATTCCCGTGCTGCTGAGAGGGGGCGCCGGCTACAGGCACTTTACGGCAGTTATCAAAGCGAAGCCAAGTCGCGAACTAAAGGGCCAAGTCAGAGTCTACTGTAGAAGCAACTACGAACCAGCAGAAACAGACGTGGGACGGAGTGGGGCAGCGACCAAAAGAAGGTTCTATTTCGGAGACAAGTTACAAGATGAGAATTGGGATGACGACGACAATATTTAG
- the LOC113495325 gene encoding rap1 GTPase-GDP dissociation stimulator 1-A produces the protein MDGSSAKKSTSFETLVIQNITNINELKAKLNDIIKTGKDYEYDVSSCIKSLVNSSDIDIVLLSIQAISELVKCEEKRETYANEDIISPILNILKKDTTSDNVELVKQCCRALGNLCCDCDTARQTIIKLEGVPVLIKLLQRSINMKLNEIQLLTSKSLLNFAIGGSEFSDAIVQGGLIDVIQTILSMELKKEDFDDETVSTCLLILSVINDNTPEFLYNDTVNKTVLKVLKDTSNVEISELCLDHLHAQAEHDTVKTLLANEGGVQLVCSRLEQLVNRYNSGELNADDTEVEAIMKQACDLVIMILTGDEAMHILYNNGVGEVYVTMVKWLNSPNYHLLTTAVLAIGNFARQDDYCIQMMQDKIFDKLLDIFEIYHSFAVKMQKEPDAMHLIDSVTVTKIQHAVLSALRNLTVPVANKRMAAAQGRAAPILLNALPRVEDHHVAYKLLAAIRMLVDGQESVARQLAQHAAALAAAARWGHAPQFAGAAGEAPRLLAWAARQLRDQPHWGQLVQVDGCISSLVNMLVASHALMQNEAILALTLLAIESLKKLSPDAQTDFDYEKNFIAQLIKSEIGKHVTILIDTNCAKMPVEVAENLLAFLDITSKHNKVAFDYKEAKVHESLKKFSESRNDLSDDLKACIGGIMSAISQNGNGD, from the exons ATGGACG gCTCTTCTGCAAAGAAATCTACTTCATTCGAGACTTTGGTCATTCAAAACATTACCAACATCAACgaattaaaagcaaaactgaACGATATTATCAAAACCGGGAAAGATTACGAATATGACGTTTCTTCCTGCATAAAATCTTTAGTAAATAGCAGTGATATTGATATAGTATTGCTGAGCATACAAGCTATCTCTGAGCTTGTAAAATGTGAAGAAAAACGGGAGACTTATGCTAATGAGGACATAATTAGCCCCATTCTAAACATATTAAAGAAGGATACTACTTCTGATAATGTTGAGCTGGTTAAACAATGCTGCAGAGCTCTCGGCAACTTGTGTTGTGATTGTGACACAGCTAGACAAACCATTATCAAACTAGAAGGGGTCCCAGTCCTCATAAAACTTCTCCAGAGAAGCATAAACATGAAGTTGAATGAGATTCAATTACTCACAAGCAAGTCTCTGCTAAACTTTGCTATAGGAGGGTCAGAGTTCTCAGATGCAATTGTCCAAGGAGGTTTAATAGATGTGATTCAAACTATATTGTCTATGGAACTCAAGAAAGAAGATTTTGATGATGAGACCGTATCAACTTGTCTATTAATATTGAGTGTTATAAATGATAATACACCTGAGTTTCTATATAATGATACTgtcaataaaactgttttgaaggTGCTCAAAGATACATCTAATGTTGAGATATCAGAGTTGTGTCTAGATCATTTACATGCACAGGCTGAACATG ATACAGTAAAGACCTTGTTAGCCAATGAAGGAGGGGTCCAACTTGTCTGTTCTCGTTTAGAACAGTTGGTTAATAGATACAACTCTGGAGAGCTGAATGCAGATGACACTGAAGTGGAAGCCATCATGAAACAGGCCTGTGATCTGGTCATCATGATCCTAACTGGGG ATGAAGCAATGCACATCCTGTATAACAATGGTGTTGGGGAGGTGTATGTGACCATGGTGAAGTGGTTGAACTCTCCCAATTACCATCTATTGACCACCGCAGTACTGGCAATAGGGAACTTTGCCAGGCAAGATGATTACTGCATTCAGATGATGCAAGACAAGATCTTTGATAAGCTACTTG ACATATTCGAGATCTACCACAGTTTCGCCGTTAAAATGCAAAAGGAACCAGATGCGATGCACCTTATTGACTCAGTGACAGTGACTAAAATCCAACACGCGGTGCTTTCGGCTCTTCGCAACTTGACGGTCCCAGTGGCTAATAAGAGAATGGCGGCGGCCCAGGGTAGGGCTGCCCCGATATTGTTGAATGCATTGCCAAGGGTTGAAGACCATCACGTCGCTTATAAATTGTTAGCAGCGATTCGGATGCTGGTGGATGGTCAAG AGAGCGTGGCGCGGCAGCTGGCGCAGCacgcggcggcgctggcggcggcggcgcgctgggGGCACGCGCCGCAGttcgcgggcgcggcgggcgaggCGCCGCGCCTGCTGGCCTGGGCCGCGCGCCAGCTGCGGGACCAGCCGCACTGGGGGCAGCTCGTGCAG GTTGACGGCTGCATATCAAGTCTAGTGAACATGCTGGTCGCGTCTCACGCTCTCATGCAGAATGAAGCTATCCTCGCCCTTACCCTACTCGCAATAGAATCGCTCAAGAAACTATCGCCCGACGCCCAAACCGACTTCGACTACGAAAAGAACTTTATCGCCCAGTTAATAAAGTCGGAAATCGGTAAGCACGTAACAATATTAATAGACACCAATTGTGCCAAAATGCCAGTCGAGGTAGCTGAGAATTTACTCGCATTTTTGGATATAACATCTAAACACAATAAGGTTGCGTTTGATTACAAGGAAGCAAAGGTTCATGAAAGTTTGAAGAAGTTTTCTGAATCTAGAAACGATCTGAGTGACGACTTGAAGGCTTGTATCGGTGGGATAATGTCTGCAATATCGCAAAACGGAAATGGTgattaa
- the LOC113495326 gene encoding E3 SUMO-protein ligase NSE2-like produces the protein MADTDLADLRKQCITSLYLCTDNVSKYLDSEKEAEFDKLKKCVQQYCTLEAQQDVTIEAMEKAKRETDTSNVDTLEERFQSHLSTLVGKRLRVDKHPYMIEFTKRFEKGLEAAKHNLDESELAITESQDQYLDPITKRPIADPVKNTVCGHVYERESIMNLIKTKSRTKCPVAGCGNRAPVVANQLVSDEELMFRMTITKHSTMIQERTITNLDDTTG, from the exons aTGGCAGACACAGATTTAGCAGACCTGAGAAAACAATGCATtacaagtttgtatttatgtactgacaatgtatcaaaatatttagatagTGAAAAGGAAGCGGAATTTGATAAACTTAAGAAATGTGTTCAACAATATTGTACTTTAGAAGCTCAGCAGGATGTTACCATCGAAGCAATGGAGAAAGCTAAG CGTGAGACTGACACATCTAACGTGGACACACTAGAGGAGAGATTTCAATCACATTTAAGTACTTTAGTAGGCAAACGCTTGAGGGTTGACAAGCATCCTTACATGATTGAGTTCACCAAGAGATTTGAGAAGGGCCTGGAAGCTGCCAAAC ataaCTTGGATGAGTCTGAGTTAGCAATAACAGAGTCACAGGATCAgtat TTGGATCCAATAACAAAGAGACCTATAGCGGATCCTGTGAAGAATACAGTATGTGGACATGTCTATGAAAGGGAATCAATCATGAATttgattaaaactaaaagtagaACCAAGTGTCCAG TTGCTGGCTGTGGCAATAGAGCTCCAGTTGTGGCCAATCAGTTAGTGTCAGATGAAGAGCTTATGTTCCGAATGACTATCACAAAGCACTCAACCATGATACAAGAGAGGACTATCACAAACCTGGATGATACTACTGGATAA